One Cuculus canorus isolate bCucCan1 chromosome 2, bCucCan1.pri, whole genome shotgun sequence genomic region harbors:
- the MYC gene encoding myc proto-oncogene protein: protein MPLSAGFPSKNYDYDYDSVQPYFYFEEEEENFYLAAQQRGSELQPPAPSEDIWKKFELLPTPPLSPSRRSSLAAASCFPSTADQLEIVTELLGGDMVNQSFICDPDDESFVKSIIIQDCMWSGFSAAAKLEKVVSEKLASYQAARRDGGSSPAARPGPPPAGPPPPGIAAACPAASAGLYLHDLGAAAADCIDPSVVFPYPLSERAPRAAGAPGSSPSSLLGDDTPPTTSSDSEEEQEEDEEIDVVTLAEANESESSTESSTDTSEEHSKPHHSPLVLKRCHVNIHQHNYAAPPSTKVEYPAAKRLKLDSGRVLKQISNNRKCSSPRTSDSEENDKRRTHNVLERQRRNELKLSFFALRDQIPEVANNEKAPKVVILKKATEYVLSIQSDEHRLIAEKEQLRRRREQLKHKLEQLRNSCA from the exons ATGCCGCTCAGCGCCGGCTTCCCCAGCAAGAACTACGACTACGACTACGACTCGGTGCAACCGTACTTCTACTtcgaggaggaagaggagaactTCTACCTGGCGGCGCAGCAGCGGGGCAGCGAGCTGCAGCCCCCGGCCCCCTCCGAGGACATCTGGAAGAAGTTTGAGCTGCTGCCCACGCcgcccctctcccccagccGCCGCTCCAGCCTGGCCGCCGCCTCCTGCTTCCCCTCCACCGCCGACCAGCTGGAGATCGTGACCGAGCTCCTCGGGGGGGACATGGTCAACCAGAGCTTCATCTGCGACCCGGACGACGAGTCCTTCGTCAAGTCCATCATCATCCAGGACTGCATGTGGAGCGGCTTCTCGGCCGCCGCCAAGCTGGAGAAGGTGGTCTCGGAGAAGCTGGCGTCCTACCAGGCTGCCCGCCGGGATGGGGGGAgcagccccgccgcccgcccggggccgccgcccgcggggccgccgccgcccggcATCGCCGCCGCTTGCCCCGCCGCCTCGGCCGGGCTCTACCTGCACGACCtgggcgccgccgccgccgatTGCATCGACCCCTCGGTGGTTTTTCCCTACCCGCTCAGCGAGAGGGCTCCGCGGGCCGCGGGAGCGCCCGGTTCCAGCCCCTCGTCCCTGCTGGGCGACGACACGCCGCCCACCACCAGCAGCGACTCGG aagaagaacaagaggaagatgaggaaattGATGTCGTTACATTAGCTGAAGCAAATGAATCCGAATCCAGCACAGAGTCCAGCACAGACACATCAGAAGAGCACAGTAAGCCCCACCACAGCCCGCTGGTTCTCAAACGGTGTCACGTTAACATCCACCAGCACAACTATGCCGCTCCTCCTTCCACCAAGGTTGAATACCCAGCTGCAAAAAGGCTAAAGTTGGACAGTGGCAGAGTTCTCAAACAGATCAGCAATAACCGAAAATGCTCGAGTCCCCGTACATCAGATTCAGAAGAGAATGACAAGAGGCGAACACACAATGTCTTGGAGCGCCAGAGGAGAAACGAGCTGAAGCTGAGTTTCTTTGCCTTGCGTGACCAGATACCCGAGGTGGCCAACAATGAAAAGGCACCCAAGGTTGTCATCCTGAAAAAGGCAACAGAGTACGTTCTTTCCATCCAGTCGGATGAACACAGACTGATTGCAGAGAAAGAGCAGTTGAGGCGGAGGAGAGAACAGTTGAAACACAAACTTGAGCAGTTAAGGAACTCTTGTGCATAG